The Microcoleus sp. FACHB-831 genome window below encodes:
- a CDS encoding YqiA/YcfP family alpha/beta fold hydrolase, translating into MHTTSYIYLHGFASSPLSAKALYVRDRFSSLDIPLSIPDLNQGDFSGLTLTRQFQQVAAEFPSDGMPVTLIGSSLGGLTSAWVAQKYPQVQRLVLLAPAFGFLSHWLPKLGEEQLQRWQTEQFLSVYHYGEKRSLPLNYQFVLDAAQYQDEQLQRPIPTLILHGREDEVIPISASQEFATQRPWVELIELESDHALGNVLPEIWQAIQIFCHLS; encoded by the coding sequence ATGCATACTACAAGTTACATTTATTTGCATGGATTCGCTTCTAGTCCGCTATCTGCTAAAGCATTGTATGTGCGCGATCGCTTCTCTTCCCTGGATATTCCCCTCTCTATCCCCGATCTCAATCAAGGTGATTTCTCTGGCTTAACTCTAACGCGCCAGTTTCAACAAGTCGCTGCGGAATTCCCCTCCGATGGGATGCCAGTAACTTTAATTGGTTCGAGTTTAGGCGGTTTAACATCTGCATGGGTGGCACAAAAATATCCCCAAGTGCAGCGCTTAGTTTTACTTGCTCCAGCTTTTGGGTTTCTCTCTCACTGGTTGCCTAAATTGGGGGAAGAACAACTGCAACGCTGGCAGACAGAGCAATTTTTATCTGTTTATCATTATGGCGAGAAGCGATCGCTCCCCCTAAATTATCAATTCGTTCTAGACGCCGCGCAGTATCAAGACGAACAGCTACAGCGTCCAATTCCCACCTTAATACTGCACGGTCGGGAAGATGAAGTTATCCCCATTTCAGCTAGCCAAGAATTTGCTACTCAACGTCCTTGGGTGGAGTTAATTGAACTAGAGAGCGATCACGCCCTCGGTAACGTCCTACCTGAAATTTGGCAAGCAATTCAAATATTCTGTCACTTATCTTAA